From Paracoccus suum, the proteins below share one genomic window:
- a CDS encoding GNAT family N-acetyltransferase, which translates to MQFRPATDADLPAVVDLLMDDELGRTRETGSLDHYRAAFNAMKAEGNNQLIVGTDANGAVIACYQLTLIWGLSLSAACRAQIEGVRVAANLRGAGIGAALLTDAEDRARAGGARLMQLTSNAARTDARRFYERAGYASTHIGFKKPLVP; encoded by the coding sequence GTGCAATTCCGCCCCGCGACCGATGCCGACCTGCCGGCCGTTGTCGACCTGCTGATGGATGACGAGCTTGGCCGCACCCGCGAGACCGGCAGCCTCGATCACTACCGCGCCGCCTTCAACGCGATGAAGGCCGAAGGCAACAACCAGCTGATCGTCGGCACCGATGCCAATGGTGCGGTGATTGCCTGCTACCAGCTGACGCTGATCTGGGGCCTGTCCCTGTCCGCCGCCTGCCGCGCGCAGATCGAGGGGGTCCGCGTCGCCGCCAATCTGCGTGGCGCGGGGATCGGGGCGGCCCTGCTGACGGACGCCGAGGATCGCGCCCGCGCGGGCGGTGCCCGCCTGATGCAGTTGACCTCGAACGCCGCGCGCACCGACGCCCGACGCTTTTACGAGCGCGCGGGCTATGCGTCGACGCATATCGGGTTCAAGAAACCGCTGGTCCCCTGA
- the dnaE gene encoding DNA polymerase III subunit alpha, with product MPDNPRFIHLRCHSEHSLLEGAIPVKKLPALAAAAGMPAVALTDSNALFAALEFSVTAIDKGVQPIVGCQMVLQVGEHLAAVVLLAQNRTGWMNLMALSSCLFLREGSPLPAHVTEAELAAHAEGLICLTGGATGPAGRMVAAGRTADARAHLERLHAAFGDRVYVELQRHPNASGVLTDLEAASEEGLITLAYDLGLPLVATNDVHFPTPDLYEAHDALICIADKCYVDQRQPRRRLTPAHHFKSAAEMVTLFADLPEAVDNTVEIARRCAFAVEKHKPILPRFADDEIEELRRQARAGLDARLAVIPLSATPEEYTARLDFELGIIEQMGFPGYFLIVADFIKWAKGQGIPVGPGRGSGAGSLVAYALTITDLDPLRYNLLFERFLNPERVSMPDFDIDFCMDRREEVIRYVQGKYGRDKVGQIITFGALLSKAAVRDVGRVLQMPYGQVDRLSKMIPVEGVKPVSVTKAIADEPRLREERDREPQVRRLLDYAAKLEGLYRNASTHAAGVVIGDRPLDRLVPLYRDPASDMPATQFNMKWVEAAGLVKFDFLGLKTLTVIQGAVDLIRRSGRHLHIAPDGRHLYAPPPGAEDDIGAIPLDDAASYDLFASARTVAVFQVESQGMMDALRRMRPTCIEDIVALVALYRPGPMENIPAYCDVKNGRQELASIHPSIDHILAETQGIIVYQEQVMQIAQVMGGYSLGGADLLRRAMGKKIAEEMAKERPKFIDGATGNGVDAKKAGEVFDLLEKFANYGFNKSHAAAYAVVSYQTAWLKANHPVEFMAAVMNCDIHLTDKLAVYRREVARMGIEIVPPCVNRSEANFSVDAGRIVYGLGALKGVGAEAMGLIVIARDGRPFADLHDFARRVDMKRVGKRPLETLARAGAFDLLDPDRARVLASLDGLVAWSAAVQAQAGSNQTSLFGAGEDLPPPRPVRTEPWLPAERLTQEHGAVGFYLSGHPVDDWLPMLRRKNVVTLAELTAAAADGPQVALIAGTVSARQEKKSARGTRYAFVHLSDPTGLYEVTMFSDLLDAARPHLEPGSCIVLQVQTEPSGDQLKMLARTVQPLEAVVADAEAGSLAVRVSDAGVAGDVATMLARIAAEVRAGPRARGPVLLRLRCGEDEVDIEVATDAPLTPPARQMLRAVPGVLEVVEI from the coding sequence ATGCCCGACAATCCCCGATTCATTCACCTGCGCTGCCATTCGGAGCATTCGTTGCTGGAGGGCGCGATCCCGGTCAAGAAACTGCCGGCGCTCGCCGCCGCCGCCGGCATGCCCGCCGTGGCGCTGACCGACAGCAACGCCCTGTTCGCCGCGCTCGAATTCTCGGTCACCGCGATCGACAAGGGGGTCCAGCCGATCGTCGGCTGCCAGATGGTCCTGCAGGTGGGCGAGCATCTGGCGGCGGTGGTGCTGCTGGCGCAAAACCGGACCGGCTGGATGAACCTTATGGCCCTGTCCTCGTGCCTGTTCCTGCGCGAGGGCAGCCCGCTGCCCGCGCATGTGACCGAGGCGGAACTGGCCGCCCATGCCGAGGGGCTGATCTGCCTGACCGGCGGCGCGACCGGCCCCGCCGGCCGCATGGTTGCCGCCGGCCGGACGGCCGATGCGCGCGCGCACCTGGAGCGCCTGCACGCAGCGTTCGGCGACCGCGTCTACGTCGAGTTGCAGCGCCACCCGAATGCCAGCGGCGTTCTGACCGATCTGGAGGCAGCGTCCGAGGAGGGGCTGATCACGCTGGCCTATGATCTGGGCCTGCCGCTGGTCGCCACCAACGACGTGCATTTCCCCACGCCCGACCTTTACGAGGCGCATGACGCGCTGATCTGCATCGCCGACAAATGCTATGTCGATCAGCGCCAGCCGCGCCGCCGCCTGACGCCGGCGCATCATTTCAAATCCGCGGCCGAGATGGTGACGCTGTTCGCCGACCTGCCCGAGGCGGTCGACAATACGGTCGAGATCGCCCGCCGCTGCGCCTTTGCGGTCGAAAAGCACAAGCCGATCCTGCCGCGCTTTGCCGATGACGAGATCGAGGAGCTGCGCCGTCAGGCCCGCGCAGGCCTCGACGCGCGTCTTGCCGTCATTCCCCTCTCCGCGACGCCCGAGGAATACACCGCCCGCCTCGATTTCGAGCTGGGCATCATCGAGCAGATGGGCTTTCCCGGCTACTTCCTGATCGTGGCCGACTTCATCAAATGGGCCAAGGGGCAGGGCATCCCGGTCGGGCCGGGACGCGGCTCGGGCGCAGGCTCGCTGGTGGCCTACGCTCTTACCATCACCGACCTTGATCCCTTGCGCTACAACCTGCTGTTCGAGCGGTTCCTGAACCCCGAGCGGGTCTCGATGCCCGACTTCGACATCGATTTCTGCATGGATCGCCGCGAGGAGGTGATCCGCTATGTGCAGGGCAAGTATGGCCGCGACAAGGTCGGCCAGATCATCACCTTCGGCGCGCTGCTGTCCAAGGCGGCGGTGCGCGATGTCGGGCGCGTCCTGCAGATGCCCTATGGCCAGGTCGACCGCCTGTCCAAGATGATCCCCGTCGAGGGCGTCAAGCCGGTCAGCGTCACCAAGGCCATCGCCGACGAGCCGCGCCTGCGAGAGGAGCGCGACCGCGAGCCGCAGGTCCGCCGCCTGCTCGATTATGCCGCAAAGCTGGAGGGGCTTTATCGCAACGCCTCGACCCACGCGGCCGGGGTGGTGATCGGGGACCGGCCGCTGGACCGGCTGGTGCCCCTCTATCGCGACCCGGCATCGGACATGCCGGCGACGCAGTTCAACATGAAGTGGGTCGAGGCCGCCGGGCTGGTCAAGTTCGACTTCCTCGGGCTCAAGACCCTGACCGTCATCCAGGGCGCGGTGGACCTGATCCGCCGCAGCGGCCGGCACCTGCACATTGCCCCCGATGGGCGCCACCTTTATGCGCCGCCGCCGGGCGCCGAGGATGACATCGGCGCCATCCCGCTGGACGATGCCGCCAGCTACGATCTGTTCGCCTCGGCCCGCACGGTTGCGGTGTTCCAGGTGGAATCGCAGGGCATGATGGACGCGCTGCGCCGCATGCGCCCGACCTGCATCGAGGATATCGTCGCGCTCGTCGCCCTCTACCGTCCCGGCCCGATGGAGAACATCCCGGCCTATTGCGACGTCAAGAACGGCCGGCAGGAACTGGCCTCGATCCATCCCAGCATCGACCACATCCTGGCCGAGACGCAGGGCATCATCGTCTACCAGGAACAGGTGATGCAGATCGCCCAGGTCATGGGCGGCTATTCACTGGGCGGGGCCGATCTGCTGCGCCGGGCAATGGGCAAGAAGATCGCCGAAGAGATGGCGAAGGAGCGGCCCAAGTTCATCGACGGCGCGACCGGGAATGGCGTCGATGCCAAGAAGGCAGGCGAGGTCTTTGACCTGCTGGAGAAATTCGCGAACTACGGCTTCAACAAATCGCATGCCGCGGCCTATGCGGTGGTCAGCTACCAGACCGCCTGGCTGAAGGCGAACCACCCGGTCGAGTTCATGGCCGCGGTGATGAACTGTGACATTCACCTGACGGACAAGCTGGCGGTCTACCGGCGCGAGGTTGCCCGGATGGGGATCGAGATCGTGCCGCCCTGCGTCAACCGGTCCGAGGCGAATTTCAGCGTCGATGCCGGGCGCATCGTCTACGGCCTTGGCGCGCTGAAGGGCGTCGGGGCCGAGGCGATGGGGCTGATCGTCATCGCTCGCGACGGCCGCCCCTTTGCCGACCTGCACGACTTTGCCCGCCGCGTGGACATGAAGCGGGTCGGCAAGCGCCCGCTCGAGACGCTGGCCCGCGCGGGGGCGTTCGACCTGCTCGACCCGGACCGGGCGCGGGTGCTGGCCAGCCTCGACGGGCTGGTGGCCTGGTCGGCGGCCGTGCAAGCGCAGGCCGGATCGAACCAGACCAGCCTCTTTGGCGCGGGCGAGGACCTGCCGCCGCCGCGCCCGGTGCGGACCGAGCCTTGGTTGCCGGCCGAGCGGCTGACGCAGGAACATGGCGCGGTGGGCTTCTATCTTTCCGGCCACCCGGTCGACGACTGGCTGCCGATGCTGCGGCGCAAGAATGTCGTCACGCTGGCGGAACTGACGGCCGCGGCGGCCGATGGCCCGCAGGTGGCGCTGATCGCAGGGACGGTCTCGGCCCGGCAGGAAAAGAAGTCGGCGCGCGGCACGCGCTATGCCTTTGTGCACCTGTCCGATCCGACCGGGCTTTACGAGGTGACCATGTTCTCGGACCTGCTGGATGCCGCGCGCCCGCACCTGGAGCCGGGATCGTGCATCGTGCTGCAGGTCCAGACCGAACCCTCGGGGGACCAGTTGAAGATGCTGGCGCGCACGGTTCAGCCGCTGGAGGCGGTTGTGGCCGATGCCGAGGCGGGCAGCCTCGCCGTGCGCGTGTCGGATGCGGGCGTCGCGGGGGATGTGGCAACGATGCTGGCCCGCATCGCCGCCGAGGTGCGCGCCGGTCCCCGGGCGCGCGGCCCGGTCCTGCTGCGCCTGCGCTGCGGCGAGGACGAGGTCGATATCGAGGTCGCGACCGACGCCCCCCTGACCCCGCCCGCCCGGCAGATGCTGCGGGCGGTGCCGGGGGTGCTGGAGGTGGTGGAAATCTGA
- the alaS gene encoding alanine--tRNA ligase, translated as MPSLNDIRSTFLDFFVRNGHRQVASSPLVPRNDPTLMFANSGMVQFKNLFTGLETRDYVRATTAQKCVRAGGKHNDLDNVGYTARHHTFFEMLGNFSFGDYFKSDAIPFAWELLTRDFAIPKDKLLVTVYHTDDEAADLWKKVAGLPDERIIRIASDDNFWRMGPTGPCGPCTEIFYDHGDHIFGGPPGSADEDGDRFIEIWNLVFMQNEQHADGTMTPLPKQSIDTGMGLERIGALLQGKHDNYDTDLMRSLIEASAHATSSDPDGPGKVHHRVIADHLRSTSFLIADGVMPSNEGRGYVLRRIMRRAMRHAHMLGAQDPVMHKLVPALVRQMGTAYPELGRAQASIEETLRSEETRFRQTLDRGLKLLADEVARLPEGGALPGAAAFKLYDTYGFPLDLTQDALREQGRSVDTAGFDSAMAEQKAKARAAWTGTGESKDAAIWFALADTHGATEFLGYDTEVAEGEVLALIDGADQIEAAALGAKVQIVVNQTPFYAESGGQVGDQGLIKTETGSARVTDTRRMQGVVVHDAEVTLGEIRRGQGATLSVDHDRRSAIRANHSATHLLNEALRGHLGAHVSQKGSLNAEDRLRFDFSHTKAVSPDELSVIEAEVNALIRQNEAVETRVMSPDDARALGAQAQFGEKYGDEVRVVSMGRAAGSARGTDGETYSIELCGGTHVSRTGDIGAFVILGDSASSAGVRRIEALTGETALAHLRSSGQRLGEIAGLLKTPTVDVVERVRALADERKALANEVASLKRQLAMGGGGAEDAPKDIGGIRLIARRVEGVSGRELAPLVDELKQRLGSGAVLILSEAGGKAAVAAGVTPDLTDRLSAVDLVRTAAEALGGKGGGGRPEMAQGGAPSLEAADAAIGAVEALIAG; from the coding sequence ATGCCCAGCCTGAACGACATCCGTTCGACCTTCCTCGATTTCTTCGTCCGCAACGGGCACCGGCAGGTGGCATCATCGCCGCTGGTGCCGCGCAACGATCCGACGCTGATGTTCGCCAACTCGGGCATGGTCCAGTTCAAGAACCTGTTCACGGGGCTTGAGACGCGGGACTATGTGCGCGCCACCACCGCGCAGAAATGCGTGCGCGCCGGTGGCAAGCACAATGACCTCGACAACGTCGGATACACCGCCCGCCACCACACGTTTTTCGAGATGCTGGGCAACTTCAGCTTCGGCGATTACTTCAAGTCGGACGCCATCCCCTTTGCCTGGGAATTGCTGACCCGCGATTTCGCCATTCCCAAGGACAAGCTGCTGGTCACGGTTTACCACACCGATGACGAGGCGGCGGACCTGTGGAAAAAGGTGGCCGGCCTGCCGGACGAGCGCATCATCCGCATCGCCAGCGACGACAACTTCTGGCGCATGGGACCGACCGGTCCGTGCGGACCCTGCACCGAGATCTTTTACGATCACGGCGACCACATCTTCGGCGGGCCGCCCGGCAGCGCCGACGAGGACGGCGACCGCTTCATCGAGATCTGGAACCTCGTCTTCATGCAGAACGAGCAGCATGCGGACGGCACCATGACGCCGCTGCCCAAGCAGTCGATCGACACCGGGATGGGGCTGGAGCGGATCGGCGCGTTGCTTCAGGGCAAGCACGACAACTACGACACCGACCTGATGCGCTCGCTGATCGAGGCCTCGGCGCATGCGACCTCCAGCGACCCGGACGGACCCGGCAAGGTCCACCACCGGGTGATCGCCGACCACCTGCGCTCGACCAGTTTCCTGATCGCCGATGGCGTGATGCCCAGCAACGAGGGCCGCGGCTATGTGCTGCGCCGGATCATGCGCCGGGCGATGCGCCACGCGCATATGCTGGGCGCGCAGGACCCGGTGATGCACAAGCTGGTCCCGGCGCTGGTCCGCCAGATGGGCACCGCCTACCCTGAGCTTGGCCGTGCCCAGGCCAGCATCGAAGAAACCCTGCGTTCGGAAGAGACGCGCTTTCGCCAGACGCTGGACCGCGGGCTGAAGCTGCTGGCGGACGAGGTTGCGCGCCTGCCCGAGGGCGGCGCGCTGCCAGGCGCGGCGGCGTTCAAGCTGTATGACACCTACGGCTTTCCGCTGGACCTGACGCAGGACGCCCTGCGCGAACAGGGCCGCTCGGTCGACACCGCTGGCTTTGACAGCGCCATGGCCGAGCAGAAGGCCAAGGCCCGCGCCGCATGGACCGGCACCGGCGAGAGCAAGGATGCCGCCATCTGGTTCGCGCTGGCGGACACCCATGGCGCGACCGAGTTCCTCGGCTATGACACCGAGGTGGCCGAGGGCGAGGTGCTGGCGCTGATCGACGGCGCCGACCAGATCGAGGCGGCAGCGCTGGGCGCCAAGGTCCAGATCGTTGTCAACCAGACGCCGTTCTACGCCGAATCCGGCGGCCAGGTGGGCGATCAGGGGCTGATCAAGACCGAGACCGGCTCTGCCCGCGTGACGGACACCCGCCGTATGCAAGGTGTCGTCGTCCATGATGCCGAGGTGACGCTGGGCGAGATCCGTCGCGGCCAGGGCGCGACGCTGTCGGTCGACCATGACCGCCGCAGCGCGATCCGCGCCAACCATTCGGCCACCCACCTGCTGAACGAGGCGCTGCGCGGCCATCTGGGCGCCCATGTCTCGCAAAAGGGCAGCCTGAACGCCGAGGATCGCCTGCGCTTTGACTTCAGCCACACCAAGGCTGTGTCCCCCGACGAGCTATCGGTGATCGAGGCCGAGGTGAACGCGCTGATTCGCCAGAACGAGGCGGTCGAGACGCGGGTGATGAGCCCGGACGACGCCCGCGCGTTGGGCGCGCAGGCCCAGTTCGGCGAGAAATATGGCGACGAGGTGCGCGTCGTTTCGATGGGCCGCGCCGCCGGCTCGGCCCGCGGAACGGATGGCGAGACCTATTCGATCGAGCTTTGCGGCGGCACGCATGTCAGTCGCACCGGCGATATCGGCGCCTTCGTCATCCTCGGCGACAGCGCATCGTCGGCCGGGGTGCGCCGCATTGAGGCGCTGACGGGCGAGACTGCGCTGGCGCATCTGCGCAGCTCCGGCCAGCGGCTGGGGGAGATCGCCGGGCTGCTGAAAACCCCGACCGTCGACGTGGTCGAGCGGGTGCGCGCGCTGGCCGACGAGCGCAAGGCGCTGGCGAATGAGGTTGCCAGCCTCAAGCGACAGTTGGCGATGGGCGGCGGCGGAGCCGAAGACGCGCCCAAGGACATCGGCGGCATCCGACTGATCGCGCGCCGGGTCGAGGGCGTCTCGGGCCGCGAACTGGCGCCGCTGGTGGACGAGTTGAAACAGCGCCTCGGGTCGGGCGCTGTGCTGATCCTGTCCGAAGCGGGCGGCAAGGCCGCCGTCGCGGCGGGCGTCACGCCCGACCTCACGGATCGCCTGTCAGCCGTCGATCTGGTCCGCACTGCGGCCGAGGCCCTGGGCGGCAAGGGCGGCGGTGGCCGTCCCGAGATGGCCCAAGGCGGCGCGCCCTCACTGGAGGCCGCGGACGCCGCTATCGGCGCGGTCGAGGCTTTGATCGCCGGTTGA
- a CDS encoding ABC transporter ATP-binding protein, giving the protein MSPHGKQGAIRVTEAVFRAEGLSKTYPGVRANDDIGFSVRPGEIHALLGENGAGKSTLVKTIYGLVRPDAGAMWLGGAPYAPADPRAARSAGVAMVFQHFSLFDAMTVAENVALGMESPPPRGALAARIAEVSAAYGLPLNPRRRIAHLSAGERQRVEIIRCLLQNPRLLIMDEPTSVLTPQEGEILFATLRQLAAHGTAILYISHKLEEIRAHCDRATILRQGRVVASVDPREATAAKLASLMVGGTLRAVDRSGRSRGPAVLNVTGLSAPAPSAEGTTLREIELSLHAGEVLGIGGVAGNGQQELLSALSGEIRSPRGTVVLSGHDLSAAGPEARRSAGLLAAPEDRLGHAAVPGMSLADNTLLTGATRQKLARNGMVDRAAATAYAERVIASFDVRTPGPRTAARALSGGNLQKFVIGREVLGRPTVLVVNQPTWGVDAGAAASIRQALLDLARGGAGIIVISQDLDELLELSDRFAALNAGRLSPAVETEGLTLERIGLMLGGAHGMEVANVA; this is encoded by the coding sequence ATGTCGCCGCACGGGAAGCAGGGGGCAATCCGCGTGACAGAAGCCGTGTTCCGGGCCGAGGGCCTGAGCAAGACCTATCCCGGCGTGCGGGCCAATGACGATATCGGCTTTTCGGTTCGCCCCGGCGAGATTCACGCCCTGCTGGGCGAGAACGGCGCCGGCAAATCGACGCTGGTCAAGACGATCTACGGCCTTGTGCGGCCGGATGCCGGCGCGATGTGGCTGGGTGGGGCGCCCTATGCCCCGGCCGATCCGCGTGCCGCCCGGTCCGCCGGGGTCGCGATGGTATTCCAGCACTTCTCGCTGTTCGACGCCATGACGGTCGCGGAAAATGTCGCCCTGGGGATGGAATCGCCGCCGCCGCGCGGCGCGCTGGCCGCCCGCATCGCCGAGGTCAGCGCCGCTTACGGCCTGCCGCTGAACCCGCGCCGGCGCATCGCCCACCTTTCCGCGGGCGAGCGCCAGCGGGTCGAGATCATCCGCTGCCTGCTGCAGAACCCGCGCCTGCTGATCATGGACGAGCCGACCAGCGTGCTGACCCCGCAGGAGGGCGAGATCCTGTTCGCCACCCTGCGCCAACTGGCCGCGCATGGAACTGCGATCCTCTATATCAGCCACAAGCTGGAGGAGATCCGCGCCCATTGCGACCGCGCGACGATCCTGCGCCAGGGGCGCGTTGTTGCCAGCGTCGATCCGCGCGAGGCAACGGCGGCCAAGCTGGCCTCGCTGATGGTCGGCGGCACGCTGCGCGCGGTGGACCGCAGTGGCCGCAGCCGGGGCCCGGCGGTCCTGAACGTCACCGGCCTCAGCGCGCCCGCGCCCTCGGCAGAGGGGACGACGCTTCGCGAGATCGAGCTGAGCCTGCATGCGGGCGAGGTGCTGGGCATCGGCGGCGTTGCCGGCAACGGCCAGCAGGAGTTGCTCTCGGCCCTGTCGGGCGAGATACGCAGCCCGCGCGGAACCGTCGTGCTATCGGGCCATGACCTGTCAGCCGCAGGCCCCGAGGCGCGCCGCTCCGCCGGGCTGCTCGCCGCGCCCGAAGACCGCCTCGGCCACGCGGCCGTGCCGGGGATGAGCCTTGCAGACAACACCTTGTTGACTGGCGCTACCCGCCAAAAGCTGGCGCGGAACGGAATGGTCGATCGCGCCGCCGCCACCGCCTATGCCGAGCGGGTGATCGCCAGTTTCGACGTGCGCACGCCGGGCCCACGCACGGCAGCCCGCGCGCTGTCGGGCGGCAACCTGCAGAAATTCGTCATCGGCCGCGAGGTGCTGGGCCGGCCCACGGTCCTGGTTGTGAACCAGCCGACATGGGGCGTCGATGCAGGCGCTGCCGCGTCAATCCGGCAAGCGCTGCTGGACCTCGCCCGAGGCGGCGCCGGGATCATCGTCATCAGCCAGGACCTGGACGAGCTGCTGGAGTTGTCGGATCGCTTTGCGGCGCTGAACGCCGGCCGCCTCAGCCCGGCGGTCGAGACCGAGGGCCTGACGCTGGAGCGGATCGGCCTGATGCTGGGCGGCGCGCATGGCATGGAGGTGGCGAATGTCGCCTGA